The region tattcattatAAAATACGTAAGTTTTAAATCAAAGctcgaaacgaaaaataatattttacataatttgaTATGATTGCATTGAGGATCCCTAGACACAAAAGGTTGATGTGGAACATCGTGTTTTCAATAAAGTAGTTTACGTTCACGTTGAAAAAAGGAATGCCGGTTTGCTTAAtttgttcagaacgttttgctATGGTCCAATAGACCTGTgaaggagttcatcaaattcactcacccgatggattttgacatttgagcgggtcgtccattcgaacaaaagttcattatgcgttcattatgcgacccgctcaaacgtcataatttcttgcgggagttcattttgcgttagtctatgcaccgagttcatcattgacgtttgagcggtgcgctgtttactaaaaatgaacacttgaatgaactcgatgaataaaaaagtattcattcttagtaaacagcgcacaactcaaacgtcaatgatgaactcgatgcattggaccatattgaaggaataaaatctgaaatatgatatttgaaaaggcTCAGGTAAGAAACAAAAGTGAGTAGAGCTTCAAAAGTAGGGTGCTCAAGTGGTGCTCAATTAATTTAAATCTCCATtccttgattgattgatttccCTGCCATATTGTATACCTATTTaccaaaataatcgatttatgctaaaacgatcaatattcctcaagaagagaacgatcgcgcgatctcccgaaatattgtgttctgcatagtgcggtcggtaataaagttaatcagtgcgCGTTTTTTCATGTTACGAAcaacagaacgatcgcgcgcgTTCGGAATAAATAAATCGtttggaataaataaataaataaatagtcgcttaccaaggcgacttCCTATAGATTACCTTATCATCTAACCAAATATCCCTTTCCCGTggcactcacggagatgcagaggattcctcggtctcttgtagcaatgagtgttggactaattttcctcccgttatcctaaattgactgtgaggacgtggccggcatcgatATTGGTCTTGAATAATGGAAACTCCAaatcatgtacagtgagaatggtTTTCTGATCCCAGGAAAGCTATTcatttggtgagctgtgcaaatttgttgtttctcggccgatcacgactagcaactacgatgtgtacaatcaatcaagctaagctaagctaaacgaTCGATATTTCTCAAGTATTGACGCTTGTTATTaagacaatcaactttatctaCGTTAAGTAACGAATTCAGCCACCACCAATTATAAATGATGTTGACGGAAATGACGAATACGAAGACTTGCTGTATTATTGCGAAGATCATTGACTAAGCCTTGGTACCATGCtagagagattttttttgaaaagtaaaTGGCACTATTTTTTACAAGATACGGGAAAACTACTGCTCGAGCTGAATAATCCTGAATAGATGAGTGACTTGGCTTTTCTAGCAGATAAATATCGCCAAACATCTTAATGACTTGAGCAATGCACTTTGGCACAGTGGGTTGCTGAAATCTGGTACATTTCTTTCATCCTGCTGAAAATAGTTCattcaaatctcgcttaacttttcaaaagggcttaagtaacatttttttcataaattaatttgaataccgcaatcaacagaacaacatgaaagctattgattgcagtatttaaattaattcatgaaaaatatgttacttagatccttttaaaaagttaagcgagaaatctgtTCATAATGCCGGTAAAGTtacgaaatttccattttttcaacaccgtttaccgatgtgaataatttacttgaaatgtttcaaatggatccCCAATGCAacgatgaaaacaaaataaacaaataaggtTGTTTGAAAGTAATAAAatcgtgtttgttttttttaaatgaaaaaactcaaaggtgcagcccaatcgggttgtacgcaaaggtgacgttgaactacgtagctgtatgcaatgtacaggttttcgacttttttgTTCGATGAGACTAAAGAGAGCCTTTTTaaagcccagggtgaatctgttttcgttgtttatcctgtgctgctgagattgagtgaacattacgaaccctggtgatgtataaaaatttttagaccaacatttgaaaagggtgataaaaataatatttttaaataatcgaggctgaacaacactctcaagccaTCACTTAtccaaattcttcttcttctttttcttcttcatattggcattacatccccacaatgggacagaactgcctcgcagcttagtgtgcattaagcacttctacagttattaactgcgaggtttctaagccaagttaccatttttgcattcgtatacatCATGAaggtaacacgatgatactttaatgctcagggtagtcgagacaatttgtaatccgaaaattacatagaccggcaccgggaatcgaacccagtctcCCTCAgtatggttttgctttgtagccgcgcgtcttaccgcacgactgaGGAGGGCCCcacttattcaaattttgagttgataaaaactcgctagaaagtaagaatcgttcgataattgtatcttgaaacaatggtaaatgctacttttaaacatatttttctaCGTAACATCAAAACACACGAGCCAAACATTCAATTCAACGtaattgttgacattaaattggtattagtcaGGTTTAtactaaaatgataattttgtgtttattatcaattgattccaaaatttgaacatgTTATCACCTACTTTTCCCATCGCAAACTGGAAGAGAGATTAATCACCAACCACTAGATCAGTCTAACCCCCAGTGGTTTATTACAGAAAAGCCTATCGTGAAACCTGGGCTGTCAATGGCGTTCGGTGGTcatcctatggaggaagtcagagtagacgcgacaaagaagtttgacagtttattgataataattattatttcttCATGTGAGTTGCGTCGAACTTTGCGTATACTCCGGCAGATACAtaggaatcagcaaaaaatattcagggaaacattctcgacaccgtGGTCACAATGTATCTATTGTATTGCCACaaaagatacatactaatgcaatgaCGGACATAGAAAACTTTCAGTTAATAATCAAATAAATGCTTaaagattactaagttgaaaagcaggccaagttcaagttggaatgtagtgctatggaagaagaagcttgcgatgcacttacgagattgactgattcaccgaaaccgattgctcaactgttagcaagtttggaattgtaaatattatcatacataaatattgtaatacactggagtcgggttttacgcggaggatatgggccgcgtaaattaaaataaCGTAAGAAAAGgggtaaatcccaaaatatgtctaaGCAAACCGCGGAAATCCCAAAAtccgagtgaaaaaaaatcgcataaaaagcgattcgtgtacaaaaaaccgcgtaaaaaacgactttagtgtacatcgggtatgaagcgttgactcttccttgatcgaatggtccaagaaaattgaaaatccatccagaaacggctgagatattaacgatcaaagtctatcatattttcgtgacgtttttttgatttttttgcaatcgtaaagtgtaccccaatatagaaaagaaagACGCAGTTCTATGTCAAAAGactaataattttgaaaatagtcaaaaagtTATATACCAAATATTTTCTGGGCCGCCAGCAAGTgtaaattctaaaaattggcccgtggcttgaaaaggttgggcaggcttGCTAAATACTCACGcccctctaatgtgaacgtgtaacatacacatgtggaagtgttggcttgacaaatggattgcgagtgatttgactatgcgtccaatttaggAATCTCAAGCttattcagtagccgctaggttgcgctaggccgacggaggtccttcgtagcttagtttgttaaagcaccagtctagcgttctgagggtcgtgggttcgagtcccatcgaaggaaaagtggttacctccaatacatttttcaaatcaatatcttccacataatgtacatattcacatatgagttttcacaaccttgtaaacaaacattgttttgtgaattccgtagaatgcaagcgttttgcTCCAGAACTAATTCCCTTACCTGCTAGAGGAAAGCCTATTCTATCGGATAcatgccttccaatgtttgatTACAatataagttacgcccaaatcgcaaatcagtcccgaatttATAAATCAATAATATATTCTTCgtacttctttttcttcttattggcatttcatccccacactaggacagagccgcctcacagcttagtgttcattaagcacttccacagttattaaccgcgaggtttctaagccaggttaccatttttgcattcgtatatcgtgaggctaacacgatgatatttttatgcccagggaaatcgagacaatttccaatccgaaaattgcctagaccggcaccgggaatcgaacccagccaccctcagcatggccttgctttgtagccgcgcgtcttaccgcacggttaaggagggCCCATGATGACTCTTCGTACTACAGAATTCAATTCTTTGTGTTCGCTGCAACAGCCCTGGCAACATCCTTAAAGATTTCATCCCAGATACGATGAATTCTCTGTCGAATGTGCGGCAAACCCGGTCGCAAACGAGGGCTCAGCAGGTGAATGCTAACCTCAATCCGGGTGATGACGACAAGACATCTAGTAAGTCATCGGAGGATTCGTTCATCCCATCCAGGGTGGATGAAGACGGAGGTGAGTTGTACGACTGTGCTGGCTGCGATCAGCCAAATAACGCGGAGCGATATATGGTTCAGTGCCAAAATTGTGAGCATTGGTACCATTTTACGTGTGCAAACGTGAATACGTCCACAGTACGCTCGGTTAGCTACGTTTGCGCAGTATGTATGCCCGGTGTATCTGAACCAGCACGTAGTCAGATTAGCGGGGTTTCAAATTCGTCGAGTGCTCGTAGATCCAGAGTAGAACGTGAATTGCAACGTCTAGAAGAGGAGCAGAAGTTGCTTGAGGACCTGAATCGAGAGCGGATAGCAAGAGAACGAGCTTTAAATGagaaggaacttcgggagaaGCTGGAACAAGGTAAGCAGTTTATCGCACGCAAGCATGAACTGCTAAATGAGAAGGACAGTGATGAAGGGAACAGTATGCGGAATAGTCAGAGGAGTTCGAAACGCACTGAAGATTGGGTACGGCAGACGAAGACAACCGAGAATTCCGGTCAGGTAATCGTAGGACAGATACCTGTGTCGTCATCTATGACTGCCGATCTGTCAGAAAAGGCGCTCTCCGCAATTCAGCAGGTAGTACATCCTTCCTCAACTCCGCTGCGGGTTCCATCCGTCATTTCTCAACTCGTAGGTGATGGTAGAGTAGCTGCGGGATCAGAGGTGAAGTCGATCCCAATGACCTTGGAAAGCATCAGCATCGAGTCTGCAGATTCCCTTGAAGGTGCCATCGGAAGAGACGAGAAAAAGCAAGCTGAAAACAAGGATTTGAATGATGTGCCATTCGTTAATCTTCAGCCCTACGCGGATCTTCTAAAGGTTGAAGAAATCGCGCCAAGTGTTGGTGCAGTGCCAAAAATTAATCGCATTGGAGCACATTGCTACAAACGTTGGAGTATCGAGACAAGCGAGCTCCGTAAGCAGAATGCCCTCCAACGACAAGCGGAAGCGGAACATGGATCCATCCAGGAGTTAGTGGCAAAACACCAGGTGGATATCAACATAAGAAGGAAGCGCGAAATCGAACTTGTAAACAGGATCAATAGTTTACAACGGCAGTACGCCACTGAGCTGAAGCTCGTTACCCCCACCTCCTCTACTGacttcggctgatgatggtgtgCATCATGATCTACAGGGCTTCGTGGCACAATGTGGTGTGCCTGAGGGTGTAGGAATAATGAACATGCCAGCTCCTATTCCTCCTATTTCAAATATATCACGCTCTATACCAGGAATTCAACCGAATCAGTTTGCTCATTCGCTCATGGCAACTCAACTTGGACCATCACCTCAACAGTTAGCTGCTAGACAGGTCGTCACAAGGGAGCTACCAACTTTCTCTGGAGATCCGATTGATTGGCCACTGTTTATAAGCAGCTACCAGCACTCTACGGATACCTGCGGGTACACCAACTCTGAAAACCTTTTGCGCCTTCAAAGGAGTCTAAGAGGTAGTGCCAAGGAAGCAGTCAGCAGTTTTTTACTCCACCCGACAACAGTGCCTCAAGTCATGTCCACTTTACAGCAACTGTATGGCCGCCCGGAACAAATTGTTAACAATATGATCGCCAAGGTTCGGGCCACACCTCCACCGAAACCTGAGCGGTTGGAGACCCTTGTAAACTTCGGCCTGGTGGTGCAGAATCTTTGCGGGCATCTCAAAGCAGTCGGAATGGAGAGGCATTTAGCAAACCCGATCTTGTTACAGGAACTGGTGGACAAGCTACCGGCGGCGGTGAAGTTTAGTTGGGCTCTCTATCAAGAACAAATTGCAGTGGTGGATCTAAATGTGTTTAGCGACTACATGGCAAGGATTTCATCTGCTGCAAGCGGAGTAACGCTGCTTACGAATGTTCCACAGAAAGTTGTCAGGGAAGAGAAAAATCGACAGAAGGAAAGATCATTCTTAAACACGCACGTGTACGCTGACAAGTCGAAAGCGAGTTTTCGCGAAGAGATGGAGAAAACTGAAACTGATCGTGGAAAGGTGAAGGAAAGGGTAAGCGGAGCGAACAGTACCAGATTGTGTCCCGTTTGCAACATCGACAGTCATCGAATCGAAAACTGCCAGCCGTTCAAAGGATTAGATTTGGACGGCAGATGGAAGGCGGTGAAGACCAACAAATTGTGTGCACGTTGTCTCACGTCACATGCACGATGGCCTTGCAAAGGGGAGGTTTGTGGAATCAACAACTGTCCCAAACGACACCACCGTTTACTTCACTTTGAGCCACCGAATATCTCCATCTCCACTACCAGTGCGGTGGTTTCTATCCATCGTCAGTTGTCGTCGTCCACGCTCTTCCGCATTCTCCCGGTTACTTTGTACGGGACAAAGGGACACATGAACACTTACGCGTTCCTCGATGACGGATCTTCGGTGACACTTATCGAACGGTCAATTGCCAAAGCTCTTGGTGCCAGCGGACGAGTAGAGACCTTGCACATTGAATGGACCGGGGGCATCAACAAGAACATCGCTGGAACAGAAATCGTTACTTTGGCGATATCCGAGGTCGGTGGAAACAAACGGTACAAATTATCCGAGGTGTATACCGTCGAAAACCTTGGTCTGCCGCAACAGACGACTGACTATGAAGAACTAGCAACACGTTTCAAGCATCTGAGCAAGCTTCCAGTGAAGAGTTTTAAGTCTGCAGTACCAGGAATCCTGATTGGACAGAGCAATAGCCATTTACTAGCCACGTTGAAACTGCGCGAGGGCAAGCTGACTGACCCCATAGCAACGAAGACCAGAATCGGATGGACAGTGTGTGGAAGTCTACGAAAAACAAAAGCGTACACGATGCATACGCAACTCCATATTTGTGCCGTGACGCCTGAAGATGACCTTCATGAGGTACGTTCGTCGCTTTTCGATATCGAGAGTCTAGGTGTCGCTGTTGTGCCAAACGTGAAAGGCGTTGAAGAACAACTGGCCTTCAATATCCTGGAAGTAACAACACGTCGGTGAACAGTGAGAAGTTCGAGACGGGCCTGCTCTGGAAACATGATTATGTGGAGCTTCCAGATAGCCGGCCGATGGCAGAACGacgcttcaagtgcctggaaaagCGTTTAGCTAAGGACTCGGTGCTTTACGACAGTGTACGACGGCAAATAGCGGATTTCCAGACCAAGGGTTACATACATGAGGCTACAGTGAAGGAAGTCGAAGGATTCGACCTGCGGCGCACATGGTTCTTGCCGATTGGAGTCGTTGTGAATGAAAAAAAGCCAGGAAAAGTTCGAGTGATCTGGGACGCAGCGGCGAAGATTGATGGCGTATCATTGAACAGCATGTTGCTCAAGGGTCCTGATCTGCTGACACCGTTATTGTCTGTAATGTTCCCATATCGAGAGCGTCAAGTTGCCGTATCAGCAGACATCAAAGAAATGTTTCTGCAAATTTCGATTCGTCAAGAAGATCGCAGCGCACTATTATTTCCCTATAGAGATTCTCCGGAGCATCCAATGAGTACCATGGTCTCTGACGTGGCAATATTTGGAGCGGCATGCTCTCCGGCGCACTCGCAGTACATCAAGAATTTGAATGCAGCTGAACAAGAAGCTGAGCTTCCACGCGGAGCTGAAGCAGTCAGGAAGAGACACTATGTGGACGACTATGTAGACAGTTTCGATACGGTGAAGGAAGCGGTTGAAGTAGCGAAGGAAGTGATCGAGGTGCACCGACGAGCAGGATTCCATATTCGTAACTGGATGTCGAGTGACGGAAAAGTCCTAGACAGTCTAGGTGAAGTAAATCCAGAATCGATTAAAGCCATGCTGTCGGATAAAGAGATTGGATTCGACCGAGTGTTGGGGATGGCGTGGATTCAAAAGGAGGATGAGTTCACGTTTTCACTGCAGTTCGACGAGAAAGTACGTGATCAACTAGACATTTTGGCGTTTCCTACGAAAAGGGAAATGCTTCGGTTGGTCATGAGCATTTACGACCCTCTAGGTTTGGTAGCGGCGATTgtaattcatggaaaaatccTTATACAAGATGTGTGGCGAAGCAAGACAGAATGGGATAACGAGATTCCAGAGGACATAGGCGagcgttggaaagattggaTAATAGTTTTAAAGAAGATATGTGAATTGCGTATACCTCGGTGCTATTTTCCGGGATACGATCCACAAAGCTTCAAGACACTGGAGCTACATGTGTTTGTCGATGCAAGCGCTCAGGCATTCGCAGCGGTGGCATATTTCCGTATCTTGGACCGAGGAGAGGTCAGAGTAGCACTTGTTTCGTCGAAAACGAAGGTGGCTCCACTTCGCATTGTCTCTATTCCACGATTAGAACTGATGGCGGCATTGTTAGGAGCTCGCTTACGAAGAACGATAGAGGAAAATCACACTTTGAAGATTCAGAAGACGTACTTCTGGAGCGACTCATCAACGGTGTGTTCGTGGATAGCGTCGGATACCCGTCGATATCGGCAGTTTGTCGCCTTCAGAGTTGACGAAATATTGAGCCTCACAAAGATAGAGGAATGGCAGTGGATTTCTACGAAGATCAACGTTGCAGATGAAGCTACAAAGTGGGGAAAAGGTCCATCATGTAATGTTGACAGCCGCTGGTTTCATGGTCCGGAATTTCTCTACGGCAGCGAAACTAATTGTTCGATGAATCCGGAAGAAGATAAGGATGAAAGTGACACTGAATTACGTGAAGCCTACATATTTAGCCATCATATCAAACAACCAATAGTGAACGTTACAAGATTTTCACGGTTCGAGAGAATGTTGCGTTCCGTGGCATATGTTCATCATTTCGTGGACAGTTTGAGAAACTCAAAGTATAGTCGTTCTAC is a window of Armigeres subalbatus isolate Guangzhou_Male unplaced genomic scaffold, GZ_Asu_2 Contig986, whole genome shotgun sequence DNA encoding:
- the LOC134204939 gene encoding uncharacterized protein LOC134204939; protein product: MAERRFKCLEKRLAKDSVLYDSVRRQIADFQTKGYIHEATVKEVEGFDLRRTWFLPIGVVVNEKKPGKVRVIWDAAAKIDGVSLNSMLLKGPDLLTPLLSVMFPYRERQVAVSADIKEMFLQISIRQEDRSALLFPYRDSPEHPMSTMVSDVAIFGAACSPAHSQYIKNLNAAEQEAELPRGAEAVRKRHYVDDYVDSFDTVKEAVEVAKEVIEVHRRAGFHIRNWMSSDGKVLDSLGEVNPESIKAMLSDKEIGFDRVLGMAWIQKEDEFTFSLQFDEKVRDQLDILAFPTKREMLRLVMSIYDPLGLVAAIVIHGKILIQDVWRSKTEWDNEIPEDIGERWKDWIIVLKKICELRIPRCYFPGYDPQSFKTLELHVFVDASAQAFAAVAYFRILDRGEVRVALVSSKTKVAPLRIVSIPRLELMAALLGARLRRTIEENHTLKIQKTYFWSDSSTVCSWIASDTRRYRQFVAFRVDEILSLTKIEEWQWISTKINVADEATKWGKGPSCNVDSRWFHGPEFLYGSETNCSMNPEEDKDESDTELREAYIFSHHIKQPIVNVTRFSRFERMLRSVAYVHHFVDSLRNSKYSRSTDKIGVTCAEIQKAERTLWTMVQSEVFPEEVAVLKQNLNRSSDQQKQIETSSCLVKQSPFADEYGVLRVGSRASAAHVLVYDAKYPIILPRSHRLTELLLDFYHRKYGHANDETVVNEVRQKFHVPRLRVEVRLTRKRCMWCRVYKSVPVPPKMGPLPAHSVAFCRFRALF